In Streptosporangiales bacterium, the genomic window CTCGCCCTGCGGGATCTCGCCGTGGAAGTCGAGATACTCGATCGGGTGGTCCTCGGTGTGGACGGCCATGCGGTTCTCCGCCGGGTCGAACGGCAGGCAGCGTGGCAGGGCCCACGAGACGAGCACGCCGTCGCGCTCGAGCCGCAGGTCCCAATGCAGGCGCGTGGCGTGATGCTCGTGGATGACGAAGCGGTTCTGGTCGGCGTCGGTCGCGGGGTCGCCGCCGCGTGGCTCCGGCGTCTTGTCGAACGTGCGCTTGCGGTGGTAGTCGCGCAGGCTGTTCATGGGATGCGGTCGACGTTCCGCTGCATCGCGGGGCTCCGTTCCAGGCTCCTGGTCAGGACTCTACGACGCCACGCCGACCGGGAACCCGGGGCTCAGCCGATGCGGTACTTCCCGGTGAGGTCGCGGCCGGTGAAATGACCGGTGCGTACCGCCGAGGTGTAGGCGGTCTCGACGTCGGTCGCCACGCGGCCCCAGGAGAAGCACGCCGCCGCCCGGTCGGCGCCGGCGATCCCGTAGGCGGTACGCCGCGGGTCGTCGGCAACGAGCCTGCGCAGCACGACGGCGAGCCGGTCGGGGGAGGCACCCGCTGCGACGGTCACCCCGCTGACGCCGTCGAGCACGATGTCGTCGACGTCGGTGGCCACCAGCGGCGCGCCGCAGGCCATCGCCTCGACGCACGACGGTCCGCGAGGGGTGTCGTTGTCCGGCACGCTCACGACGACGTCGGCCGACCGGAACAGGTCCGCCAGCTCCGCGGCCGGGAGGGTGCCGACCATCGTGACCCGGGCGGCGACGCCGAGCCGCTCGGCGAGGTCGCGGATGCGGATGGCGTCGTCGTCGGTGTCGATCGCGTTCAGGGACGGACCTCCGGCGATCACGAGCTCGGTGCCCGGCACGTGCGGCAGGGCCGCGACGACCTTCTCGGCACCCTGGTCGGCCACCAGTCCGTCGGCGCACACCAGTCGATGCAGGTCGGTGCGCGGAGCCGCGTCACCCTCCGGTGCGAACACGGCGAGGTCGACGCCGTACGACACGACGGACATCGTCGATCGCGGGATGCCCCGGCGCGCGAGCTCGTCGGCCTGGGGATGCCCGGAGACGAGGGTGCGCTTGGCGCGCCGGCCGAGTGCCGTCTGCAGCTTCGCCCAGCGTGCGTCCTGCAGACTCTTCGTCGGTGGGACCTCGACGGCGCGGCAGTCGAGAACGAGCGGGACCTCGTCGTCGCCCGCGACGACGGCCAGGCCGGCACTGCAGGAGAACGAATGCGCGAGGTCGGGCTGGTCGTCGCGCCAGGTCTCCTCGAGGAAGGTCGCGTAGCGCTTCGCACTCCCCGGTTCACCCGTGGCGCCCACGTACGCCAGCTCGAGCGTGACGCCGGGCGCCACCTCGTCGGACCCCGACGAGACCTCCTGGTCGGTCGGGGCGTACATGGTGACGTCGTGGCCCCGATCGGCGAGTGCTCCGGCCAGGGCGCGCGGCTGGGAGTCTGCGGCGACGAGGCGCTCGAAGCTCGCGTCCTCGGGCCTGGTCTCGTGTCCGGTGACCAAGGCTATGTGCATGGTGTTCCTCGCTTCGCGTGCTCGCCGAGCCGGGACGTTCCGGGCTCCTGTGGAGGCACGCTGCTTGACCACCACCTGCCTACGAACCTAACTCAATCGGACATTGTGGAGCAAGGCCACCGCCGCGCAACCGGACACGCGCGTCGGAGAGGATTGCGGACATGTCCACGACGATGGCAGTCGAAGCCGGTGCCGACGGTGACGCCCTGCGGTTGCGCGGGTTGCGGCGGATGCGTGCGATCGCTCTGTCCCTGCTGCTGCTCGCCGCGGTGGTGTACGTCCTCACGCTCGACCGTGACGCGGGGTGGGCCTACCTGAACGCGGCCGCGGAGGCCGCGATGGTGGGTGCGCTCGCCGACTGGTTCGCGGTGACGGCGCTGTTCCGGCGGCCACTCGGCCTGCCCATCCCGCACACCGCGATCATCCCCAACCGCAAGGACGCGCTCGCGCGCAGCCTCGAGGACTTCGTCGCGACGAACTTCCTGGCAGAGTCGGTCATCCGCGACAAGGTGTCGTCCGCGGAGCCCAGCAGGCGCGTCGGTGCCTGGCTGGCCGAGCAGAAGCACAGCGAGCGGGTCGTCGCCGAGGCGGCTCGCCTGGTACGCGGCGGCCTCTCCGTCCTGCGCGACGAGGACGTCACGTCGTTCGTCGAGACCGCCCTGCTGCCGCGGCTGATGGACGAGCCGATGAGCCCGATCGCCGGCCGGTTGCTCGGCGACGTGGTCGCGGAGGGTGCCCACCACGGGCTCGTCGAC contains:
- a CDS encoding glycosyltransferase → MHIALVTGHETRPEDASFERLVAADSQPRALAGALADRGHDVTMYAPTDQEVSSGSDEVAPGVTLELAYVGATGEPGSAKRYATFLEETWRDDQPDLAHSFSCSAGLAVVAGDDEVPLVLDCRAVEVPPTKSLQDARWAKLQTALGRRAKRTLVSGHPQADELARRGIPRSTMSVVSYGVDLAVFAPEGDAAPRTDLHRLVCADGLVADQGAEKVVAALPHVPGTELVIAGGPSLNAIDTDDDAIRIRDLAERLGVAARVTMVGTLPAAELADLFRSADVVVSVPDNDTPRGPSCVEAMACGAPLVATDVDDIVLDGVSGVTVAAGASPDRLAVVLRRLVADDPRRTAYGIAGADRAAACFSWGRVATDVETAYTSAVRTGHFTGRDLTGKYRIG